One window of Desulfarculus baarsii DSM 2075 genomic DNA carries:
- a CDS encoding TIGR03986 family type III CRISPR-associated RAMP protein has product MTLGAFHIIVKGNKTKYTFNYPDRNGETRNIMPDLTSVEPSLQPISEKIKEGDKVEFDIANGKAYNVRPVGSDWRGPEPDAGKDKMGDFHNPYNFIPTPSRENYVGDLGDGNPRGHHVYHEDCYSGRIRVKMTTVTPLIVPDTAKVDPNIEHKKYDPLLDEKGLPIVPPTSIKGMLRAAFEAVTNSRMGVFAGSYEIRSKREQRERRQEKEDVTAHIDESLLPATEMSQLSPADRVFGWVGQEGKAKSAYRGNLRVGHVRCLEDCPQKALDTFDDGLPLAILGQPKPQQGRFYMAQNTNGDPVGKGVDKEKAGYGGKNYLRGRKVYPHHGHLVVLDGYWDNPMEDRTQKAINGFFQEYRQPRANDEEQRTSQNRSITGWVRPKVAFEFDLWVDNLSKFELGALLWLLSLKENHCHRLGGAKPLGLGSVRLEIDRAQTQLATGQDMKARYQSLTDLDGGLWPKTADEENVIDGAIEAYKSAIASTNDKEFEKVSYIAAFRRAAKGYDNKLPVHYPRARQSNQQEGKPAPPNPNGESFKWFVFNEGDPNNRYCLPDIRKDAGLPILSPPKK; this is encoded by the coding sequence ATGACGTTAGGCGCTTTCCACATTATCGTTAAAGGTAACAAGACGAAATATACATTCAATTATCCGGATAGAAATGGCGAAACAAGAAATATTATGCCAGACTTAACCAGCGTGGAGCCGTCATTACAGCCAATTTCCGAGAAGATAAAAGAGGGCGATAAAGTCGAATTTGACATTGCCAACGGCAAGGCGTATAACGTTCGGCCGGTTGGTTCAGACTGGCGAGGGCCGGAGCCAGACGCCGGCAAGGATAAAATGGGCGATTTTCATAACCCCTATAATTTCATCCCCACGCCGTCCAGGGAAAATTATGTTGGCGATCTCGGCGACGGCAATCCGCGTGGCCATCATGTTTATCACGAGGATTGCTATTCCGGGCGCATCCGGGTGAAGATGACCACCGTCACGCCGCTGATCGTCCCTGACACCGCCAAGGTGGACCCAAATATCGAGCACAAAAAGTATGACCCATTGCTCGATGAAAAGGGCCTGCCCATCGTGCCGCCCACGTCGATAAAAGGCATGCTGCGCGCGGCCTTCGAGGCCGTCACCAACTCGCGCATGGGCGTGTTTGCTGGAAGTTATGAAATTAGGTCTAAAAGGGAACAACGAGAACGAAGACAAGAAAAAGAAGATGTGACAGCTCATATTGATGAATCATTGCTGCCCGCCACCGAAATGAGTCAGCTTTCGCCGGCTGACAGGGTGTTTGGTTGGGTGGGCCAGGAGGGCAAAGCAAAAAGCGCCTATCGCGGCAATCTGCGCGTTGGCCATGTGCGCTGCCTGGAAGATTGCCCGCAAAAAGCCCTCGACACGTTTGACGACGGCCTGCCCCTGGCCATACTTGGCCAGCCCAAGCCCCAGCAGGGCCGCTTTTATATGGCGCAAAACACCAATGGCGATCCGGTGGGCAAGGGCGTCGACAAAGAGAAAGCCGGCTATGGAGGAAAAAATTATCTGCGCGGCCGCAAGGTCTATCCTCATCACGGCCATCTCGTGGTGCTGGACGGATATTGGGATAACCCCATGGAAGACCGCACGCAAAAGGCGATCAATGGCTTTTTCCAGGAATATCGCCAGCCGCGCGCGAACGATGAGGAGCAGCGGACCAGCCAGAACCGCAGCATCACCGGCTGGGTGCGGCCGAAGGTGGCGTTCGAGTTCGACTTGTGGGTCGATAACCTGAGCAAGTTTGAGCTGGGGGCCTTGCTCTGGCTGCTGTCGCTGAAAGAAAATCACTGCCACCGCCTGGGCGGGGCCAAGCCCCTGGGCCTGGGCAGCGTGCGGCTGGAAATTGACCGCGCCCAAACGCAGCTGGCCACCGGTCAGGACATGAAAGCGCGCTATCAAAGCCTGACTGACCTCGATGGCGGGCTGTGGCCAAAAACAGCCGACGAAGAAAACGTTATTGACGGCGCGATAGAGGCCTATAAAAGCGCCATAGCGTCCACTAACGATAAGGAATTCGAAAAAGTTTCATACATCGCCGCTTTTCGGCGCGCGGCCAAGGGTTACGACAACAAACTGCCCGTGCATTACCCCCGCGCGCGTCAAAGCAACCAACAAGAAGGCAAACCAGCGCCGCCCAATCCCAACGGCGAGTCGTTCAAGTGGTTCGTGTTCAATGAAGGCGACCCCAACAACCGCTATTGCCTGCCCGACATCAGGAAAGATGCGGGGTTGCCCATTCTGTCGCCGCCAAAAAAATAG
- a CDS encoding RAMP superfamily CRISPR-associated protein: MSRPIRGKVVVRGELCCRGPLAVGGLAVDEAVDLTLAQNGRGNYYVPGSSLAGPMRALLREALGVDKENEPPCGASDVDEEKALLCLLFGFQDDRKHSERSAGKGSPDNGQASLLIVDDAEITPLCDAPRWEPRDGVAIDRVSGAASHGLLHSRAVIPPDSRIPLRLELDLPLDDGLAQKCRHALGWLLGHMQEHGLRLGGGKTRGLGLVTLECPEFRVYDFCRDGKKESKEDLFAWLTDDEKPSKKTSNDPSKLLAAHLKKDFSAPPYVRASIEWRALGPLMVKSGREGQGIKALPLMGATGCGDLAAVLPGSSIKGALRARAERIMRTVLDPKKFPENELAGCADFAKQIKVPLLDQIKVPLVRELFGTTANAGLLTVEDVYHQRKVKAEAWLAEKFDKKTFAQRDHVAIDRFTGGAADGLLFSELSPPPDQWSPLVIRLEFPRRSEAGKDRSGMAMCALLLLLLRDMQDGLLPLGYGVNRGLGQIELTKVSWKAAGALPDGGGDLGEIFHGRAGAKFPFGVEVTELNEAWTAWVTSNNGGGNGR, from the coding sequence ATGAGTCGGCCGATCAGAGGCAAGGTGGTGGTCCGCGGGGAGCTTTGCTGCCGGGGGCCGCTGGCCGTGGGCGGCCTGGCCGTGGACGAGGCGGTGGACCTGACCTTGGCGCAAAATGGCCGAGGCAATTATTACGTGCCGGGCAGCAGCCTGGCCGGGCCCATGCGCGCCTTGCTGCGCGAGGCGCTGGGCGTCGACAAGGAAAACGAACCGCCCTGTGGGGCGTCGGATGTCGACGAGGAAAAAGCTCTTCTCTGCCTGCTCTTTGGCTTCCAGGATGATCGCAAGCACAGCGAGCGGTCGGCCGGCAAGGGGAGCCCGGACAACGGCCAGGCCTCGCTGCTGATCGTCGACGACGCCGAGATAACGCCGCTTTGCGACGCGCCCCGTTGGGAGCCCCGCGACGGCGTGGCCATCGACCGCGTCAGCGGCGCGGCCAGCCACGGCCTGCTCCACAGCCGGGCGGTGATCCCGCCTGACTCGCGCATCCCCCTGCGTCTGGAGCTTGATCTGCCGCTGGATGACGGTTTGGCTCAAAAATGCCGCCACGCCCTGGGCTGGTTGTTGGGCCACATGCAAGAGCACGGCCTGCGCCTGGGCGGCGGCAAGACCAGAGGCCTGGGGCTGGTCACGTTGGAGTGCCCGGAATTTCGCGTCTATGACTTTTGTCGTGACGGCAAGAAAGAAAGCAAGGAAGACCTGTTCGCCTGGCTGACCGACGATGAAAAGCCGTCGAAAAAAACTAGTAACGATCCTAGCAAGTTGCTCGCGGCGCATCTCAAGAAAGACTTCAGCGCGCCGCCCTATGTGCGGGCCAGCATCGAGTGGCGGGCGCTGGGGCCGCTGATGGTCAAGTCTGGCCGCGAGGGCCAGGGTATCAAGGCCTTGCCGCTGATGGGGGCCACGGGTTGCGGCGATCTGGCGGCTGTTTTGCCCGGCAGCTCGATCAAGGGGGCGCTGCGGGCGCGGGCCGAACGCATCATGCGCACGGTGCTGGACCCGAAGAAATTCCCGGAGAATGAACTCGCCGGATGCGCGGATTTTGCCAAGCAGATCAAAGTGCCGCTGCTGGATCAGATTAAAGTGCCACTGGTGAGGGAGCTTTTTGGCACGACCGCAAACGCCGGCCTGCTGACCGTGGAAGACGTCTACCACCAGCGCAAGGTCAAGGCCGAGGCATGGCTGGCGGAGAAGTTTGACAAAAAAACGTTCGCCCAGCGCGACCACGTGGCCATCGACCGGTTCACGGGCGGCGCGGCCGATGGCCTGCTGTTCAGCGAGCTGAGCCCGCCGCCCGACCAGTGGTCGCCGCTGGTCATCCGCCTGGAGTTTCCCCGCCGGAGCGAGGCGGGCAAAGATCGCTCAGGCATGGCCATGTGCGCGCTTTTATTGCTTTTGTTGCGCGACATGCAAGATGGCCTGCTGCCCCTGGGCTATGGCGTCAACCGTGGCCTGGGCCAGATCGAGCTGACAAAAGTTAGCTGGAAAGCGGCGGGAGCGCTGCCGGATGGCGGCGGTGATTTGGGCGAGATATTCCACGGCCGTGCGGGCGCTAAGTTTCCGTTCGGCGTCGAGGTGACGGAATTGAATGAAGCCTGGACGGCCTGGGTGACAAGCAATAATGGGGGCGGCAATGGGCGATAA
- a CDS encoding RAMP superfamily CRISPR-associated protein, with product MNNDCKLIIRMDSDWRVGLGAGGEGGADRQVLRDHDGLPYLPAKTVTGLWRDGCEMVAQALDDIANRACGDDDDKQTGWRGAVADIFGAQPPDWGDVAQELDAQAASPARLSVRPARFSPELCAAVAHKPALRAAFCFLQPGVKIDSDSGRAQDNHLYFSETARAGAELTAKLELGEGLGEKHLALLWAGAKAVRRIGGDRRRGKGRCRLELRGAVWDDPSKRWRDLLDPENPPERLIQHTPKHPDDRPADDDERCPEATAQAGGWQALDYRLEANTPLVAVQTVAGNVVKSLDYVPGTMLLGHLGQALRAATGQDPDKGDMAVRRWIADGRVALTNAYPEVDGQPSLPAPMAFERPTEDAADCAITVRNSLLASSGDAGARGEDGGTPGDVVKQYKALRGGYVAQDDAGETFYHQPSLGLNMHNTIEDQRQRPSQQVGGLYAYQHIRAGARLRGQIRLAPELADIATDQTKRQKLREALNKSIRVGRSKKDDYGQAQFTLLDDAPSEAVVGLGAPNESADGKLVVWLLSDLLARDELLAFGGHPDGLAKALEAELGVTLELDEAEKTPSCRGRHQRRDGFQVNWGLPAPSLVGLAAGSCFRFKKVEGQWRPEDLQRLAMSGLGARRAEGFGQVALNPSFLRDAPPQLKRGEKADAAGGSPDEASSPLAKNDRDDKEFAYLRQAEEAAWRAAVNRAALAVAYQKKPLGECWPTKGVLGDLRAHLVAGADDKPLKRLYLWLNHEGKEPKLPDGVLKKLRGYRQNDGPIWGDLGLGDDALEKITATAGGVNELKKQLGPWAVRATLLCICRVLQGREDASKAQNKGGAR from the coding sequence ATGAATAACGATTGCAAGCTGATCATCCGCATGGACTCCGACTGGCGCGTGGGCCTGGGCGCGGGCGGCGAGGGCGGCGCGGACCGCCAGGTGCTGCGCGACCATGACGGCCTGCCCTATCTGCCGGCCAAGACCGTCACCGGCCTGTGGCGCGACGGCTGCGAAATGGTGGCCCAGGCCCTGGACGACATCGCCAACCGCGCGTGCGGCGACGACGACGACAAGCAGACTGGCTGGCGCGGGGCGGTGGCCGATATCTTTGGCGCGCAGCCGCCCGACTGGGGCGACGTGGCGCAAGAATTGGACGCCCAAGCGGCCAGCCCGGCCCGCCTGAGCGTGCGGCCGGCCCGGTTTTCGCCGGAGCTGTGCGCGGCCGTGGCCCACAAGCCGGCCCTGCGCGCGGCCTTTTGCTTTTTGCAGCCTGGCGTCAAGATCGACAGCGACAGCGGCCGGGCCCAGGATAATCACCTATATTTCAGCGAGACAGCCCGGGCCGGGGCCGAGCTGACGGCCAAGCTGGAGCTGGGCGAGGGTCTGGGCGAGAAGCATCTGGCCTTGCTCTGGGCCGGGGCCAAGGCCGTGCGGCGCATCGGCGGCGACCGCCGGCGGGGCAAGGGCCGGTGCCGGCTGGAGTTGCGCGGCGCTGTCTGGGATGACCCGAGCAAGCGGTGGCGAGACCTGCTCGACCCAGAAAATCCGCCCGAGCGCTTGATTCAGCACACACCAAAGCATCCAGACGATCGGCCGGCCGACGACGACGAACGCTGCCCCGAAGCCACGGCCCAGGCTGGCGGCTGGCAGGCCCTGGATTACCGACTGGAGGCCAACACGCCGCTGGTGGCCGTGCAAACCGTGGCCGGCAACGTGGTCAAGAGCCTGGATTACGTGCCCGGAACCATGCTGCTGGGCCATCTAGGCCAGGCCCTGCGCGCGGCCACGGGTCAAGACCCGGACAAAGGCGACATGGCCGTGCGCCGCTGGATCGCCGACGGCCGCGTGGCGCTGACCAACGCCTACCCGGAGGTGGACGGCCAGCCCTCCCTGCCCGCGCCCATGGCCTTTGAGCGGCCCACGGAAGACGCCGCTGATTGTGCAATAACCGTGCGCAACAGCCTGCTTGCCTCGTCAGGCGACGCGGGCGCGCGGGGCGAAGATGGCGGGACGCCAGGCGACGTGGTCAAGCAATACAAGGCCTTGCGCGGCGGCTATGTGGCCCAAGACGACGCGGGCGAGACGTTTTATCATCAGCCCAGCCTGGGTCTGAACATGCACAACACCATCGAGGACCAGCGCCAGCGGCCCAGCCAGCAGGTGGGTGGGCTCTACGCCTACCAGCATATCCGGGCCGGCGCGCGGCTGCGCGGCCAGATCCGCCTGGCCCCGGAGCTGGCCGATATCGCAACGGATCAAACCAAGCGGCAAAAACTGCGCGAGGCGCTGAACAAATCCATCCGCGTCGGCCGCTCGAAAAAAGACGACTATGGCCAGGCCCAGTTCACGCTGCTGGACGACGCGCCGTCCGAGGCAGTGGTCGGGCTGGGCGCGCCGAACGAATCCGCTGACGGCAAGCTTGTGGTCTGGCTGCTGTCGGACTTGCTGGCGCGCGACGAACTGCTGGCCTTTGGCGGCCACCCGGACGGCCTGGCCAAGGCCCTGGAGGCCGAACTCGGGGTGACGCTGGAGCTTGACGAAGCGGAGAAGACGCCATCTTGCCGGGGGCGTCATCAGCGGCGCGACGGCTTCCAGGTCAACTGGGGCCTGCCCGCGCCGTCGCTGGTGGGCCTGGCCGCGGGTAGCTGCTTTCGCTTCAAAAAAGTGGAAGGCCAGTGGCGACCAGAGGATCTCCAGCGCCTGGCCATGAGCGGCCTGGGCGCGCGGCGGGCCGAAGGCTTCGGCCAGGTGGCGTTAAACCCAAGCTTTTTGCGCGATGCCCCCCCGCAACTCAAGCGCGGGGAAAAGGCCGACGCGGCGGGCGGGTCGCCGGACGAAGCGTCCTCGCCTTTGGCCAAAAACGATCGTGACGACAAAGAGTTTGCCTATCTGCGCCAGGCGGAGGAGGCGGCCTGGCGGGCGGCGGTCAACCGGGCGGCCCTGGCCGTGGCCTATCAAAAAAAGCCGCTGGGCGAGTGCTGGCCGACAAAGGGCGTCTTGGGCGATCTGCGGGCCCACCTGGTGGCCGGCGCGGATGATAAGCCCTTGAAGCGCCTCTACTTGTGGCTGAACCACGAAGGCAAAGAGCCCAAATTACCTGACGGTGTGCTGAAAAAACTGCGCGGCTATCGCCAAAACGATGGGCCAATCTGGGGCGACCTGGGGCTGGGAGACGACGCGCTGGAAAAAATCACCGCCACCGCTGGCGGCGTGAACGAGCTGAAAAAACAACTGGGCCCATGGGCCGTGCGCGCGACATTGCTGTGCATCTGCCGGGTGCTCCAAGGGCGCGAGGACGCAAGCAAGGCGCAAAACAAAGGGGGGGCCCGATGA
- the ectA gene encoding diaminobutyrate acetyltransferase, which produces MLINLIESFRVVLPGSVCFACLMIDPLGRLSLRLMEPLIRIPTLADGAAVHEVVLACPELDANSRYAYALLCHEFDQTARVAEIDGVVVGFVCGFRPPRRPRSLFVWQVATLPAARGLGLAGCMIEAIVADSRANGQPIDHLEATVAEHNLASRRLFAGLARRLGAPLAVEPYITAETFGAMKHPAEPLIRIGPITNQRGRGG; this is translated from the coding sequence ATGCTAATTAATTTGATCGAATCATTTCGCGTTGTTTTGCCTGGCTCTGTTTGCTTCGCCTGCTTGATGATCGATCCGTTAGGTCGACTTTCTCTTCGCCTCATGGAACCCCTGATACGCATACCAACCCTGGCCGACGGCGCAGCCGTGCATGAAGTCGTCCTGGCCTGCCCGGAGCTCGACGCCAACTCGCGCTACGCCTACGCCCTGCTCTGCCACGAGTTCGACCAGACCGCCCGCGTGGCCGAGATCGACGGCGTGGTCGTGGGCTTTGTCTGCGGCTTTCGGCCGCCGCGCCGGCCGCGGTCGCTGTTTGTCTGGCAGGTGGCCACGCTGCCGGCGGCGCGGGGCCTGGGCCTGGCCGGTTGCATGATCGAGGCCATCGTCGCCGATTCGCGCGCCAATGGTCAACCCATTGATCACCTGGAGGCCACGGTGGCCGAACACAATCTGGCCTCGCGGCGCTTGTTCGCCGGCCTGGCCCGGCGGCTGGGCGCGCCGCTGGCCGTCGAGCCCTATATCACGGCCGAAACCTTTGGGGCCATGAAGCACCCCGCCGAGCCCTTGATCCGCATCGGCCCCATAACCAACCAGCGTGGCCGCGGCGGTTAA
- the ectB gene encoding diaminobutyrate--2-oxoglutarate transaminase, producing MKTIERLESNVRSYCRSFPVKFDRAQGAVLSDHQGHAYLDFLAGAGTLNYGHNHPVLKKALGDYLAADRIVHGLDMATVAKKDFLDTFERLILKPRGLDYKVQFTGPTGTNAVEAALKIARNHTGRHNVVAFTNAFHGVTSGSLACTANSYYRQAGGMPPQGVNFAPYDGYLGPDVDTVDVLEKMILDGSSGLDLPAAVIVETVQGEGGLNVAGMGWLRKLAALCRRHDILLIVDDIQMGCGRTGWFFSFEPAGVKPDIVTLSKSLSGYGLPMSLVLLKPRLDNWRPGEHNGTFRGNNLAFVTARAALAHFWADDALALDVRRKGKILAERLRAVAEDDGGIESRGRGMAQGLDCKSGERAGRICRRAFELGMVIETSGSEGQVVKCLCPLTIGDQELSRGLDILAQSVAETPLDDSDAIAC from the coding sequence ATGAAGACCATCGAACGCCTGGAATCCAACGTCCGCAGCTATTGCCGATCATTTCCCGTCAAGTTCGACCGCGCCCAGGGCGCGGTGCTCAGCGACCACCAGGGCCACGCCTATCTGGACTTTCTGGCCGGCGCCGGCACGCTCAATTATGGCCACAACCACCCGGTGCTGAAAAAGGCCCTGGGCGACTATCTGGCCGCCGACCGCATCGTTCACGGCCTGGACATGGCCACCGTGGCCAAAAAAGACTTTCTCGACACCTTCGAGCGGCTGATCCTCAAACCGCGCGGCCTGGATTACAAAGTTCAGTTCACCGGCCCCACCGGCACCAACGCCGTCGAGGCCGCCCTCAAGATCGCCCGCAACCACACCGGCCGCCACAACGTGGTCGCCTTCACCAACGCCTTTCACGGCGTGACCAGCGGCTCGCTGGCCTGCACGGCCAACTCGTATTATCGCCAGGCCGGCGGCATGCCGCCCCAGGGCGTCAACTTCGCGCCCTACGACGGCTATCTGGGCCCCGATGTCGATACGGTCGACGTGCTGGAAAAGATGATCCTCGACGGCAGCAGCGGGCTGGATCTGCCGGCGGCGGTGATCGTCGAGACCGTCCAGGGCGAGGGCGGCCTCAACGTGGCCGGCATGGGCTGGCTGCGCAAGTTGGCCGCCCTTTGCCGCCGCCACGACATCCTGCTCATCGTCGACGACATCCAGATGGGCTGCGGCCGCACGGGCTGGTTTTTCAGCTTCGAGCCGGCCGGCGTCAAGCCAGACATCGTCACCCTGTCCAAGTCGCTCAGCGGCTACGGCCTGCCCATGTCGCTGGTGCTGCTCAAGCCGCGCCTGGACAACTGGCGGCCCGGCGAGCACAACGGCACATTCAGGGGCAACAACCTGGCCTTTGTCACCGCCCGGGCGGCGCTTGCCCACTTTTGGGCCGATGACGCCCTGGCCCTGGACGTGCGGCGCAAGGGCAAGATCCTGGCCGAGCGCCTACGGGCCGTGGCCGAGGACGACGGCGGCATCGAGTCGCGGGGCCGGGGCATGGCCCAGGGGCTGGATTGCAAAAGCGGCGAACGCGCCGGCCGCATCTGCCGCCGGGCCTTTGAACTGGGCATGGTCATCGAGACATCGGGCAGCGAAGGCCAGGTGGTCAAGTGCCTCTGCCCGCTGACCATCGGCGACCAAGAGCTAAGCCGCGGCCTGGATATCCTGGCCCAGAGCGTGGCCGAAACCCCGCTCGACGACAGCGACGCCATCGCCTGCTAA
- a CDS encoding ectoine synthase, with protein MLVRTLEQAQKTPRRVTAPNWESTRLLLREDGMGYSFHITTIYPGTETHIHYKHHLETVYCLEGEGEVRTLADGQRHAIAPGVMYALDRHDEHLLRARTTMRLACVFNPALAGHETHDANGVYPLLDDEG; from the coding sequence ATGTTGGTTCGCACCCTGGAGCAAGCCCAAAAAACGCCCCGCCGCGTGACGGCCCCGAACTGGGAGAGCACGCGCCTGTTGCTGCGCGAGGACGGCATGGGCTATTCGTTTCACATAACAACGATTTACCCCGGCACCGAGACCCACATCCACTACAAGCACCACCTGGAGACGGTCTATTGCCTGGAGGGCGAGGGCGAGGTGCGGACCCTGGCCGACGGCCAGCGCCACGCCATCGCGCCGGGGGTGATGTACGCCCTGGATCGCCACGACGAGCATCTTTTGCGGGCGCGCACGACCATGCGCCTGGCCTGCGTGTTCAACCCGGCCCTGGCCGGCCACGAGACCCACGACGCAAACGGCGTCTACCCCCTGCTCGACGACGAGGGTTAG
- a CDS encoding Cas10/Cmr2 second palm domain-containing protein has translation MCEQKFRLVLLETSGNQAYIFAANKLREIMGASQIVHEVGTKLVCESLDAVCPGRHNLYWREQEQCVEFKDGRLFEGDCQAEVMVAASGKALILVADNGGVKDDCLANKLIRAWSLRVCRYLPGVDATGVYSAARCWSEGGAVAAANLQAHQRFEQARLRRRGPLARFQRLPVTAACVSSGGPASGFFSETPGKSTAGQGEPAAQSDKKEPLFAGSRTTLTKRQRQRYNKTRERFNQLYGPDCRLFGNLLNHDTFDKMGADWLAVIHADGNGLGQVFLNFGTHVGKIKPALKGGALNRAYVDAYREFSRGLDECAQKAFKQALLVCKALDLVKRAGDDTWRFPIFPVVLGGDDLTVVMTGELALPFCAAFLKAFEGQVAGWQQELPEDDSAVEPDAIVQYICQKALGAPRLGICAGVAIIKPHFPFHVAHDLAEELLRSAKQVKAKALGKPCSALDFHILHDSSFTSLDDLRQRLRPAPGMLLHAKPYALGAGVVAGDGADDAVAQWLACHDWERFCCAAQALQTKLPDASGVYKPILPPSQAHAVVENIWAVDKHAESAFQYGTMKRYGDFADAWRAATGDDCLFFCECEENKTTRLTYFLDALEAKGFMGGNDE, from the coding sequence ATGTGCGAGCAAAAATTCAGGTTGGTCCTTTTGGAGACCTCGGGCAACCAGGCCTATATCTTCGCTGCCAACAAGCTGCGCGAGATCATGGGCGCTTCGCAGATCGTGCACGAGGTGGGCACCAAGTTGGTTTGCGAGAGCCTGGATGCCGTCTGCCCGGGCCGGCACAATTTATATTGGCGCGAGCAAGAGCAGTGCGTGGAGTTCAAGGACGGGCGTCTGTTCGAGGGCGATTGCCAGGCCGAGGTCATGGTGGCGGCCAGCGGCAAGGCCCTGATCCTGGTGGCCGACAACGGCGGCGTTAAGGACGACTGCCTGGCTAATAAATTGATTCGCGCTTGGTCGCTGCGGGTCTGCCGCTATCTGCCCGGCGTGGACGCCACGGGCGTCTATTCCGCCGCGCGTTGCTGGAGCGAAGGCGGGGCCGTGGCCGCAGCCAATTTGCAGGCCCACCAGCGTTTCGAGCAGGCACGTTTGCGGCGGCGCGGCCCCTTGGCTCGTTTTCAGCGCCTGCCGGTGACGGCGGCCTGCGTCAGCAGCGGCGGCCCGGCCAGCGGCTTTTTTAGCGAGACCCCCGGCAAGTCGACCGCCGGCCAAGGCGAGCCCGCGGCGCAATCAGACAAAAAGGAGCCGCTTTTCGCGGGCTCAAGGACCACCCTGACCAAGCGGCAAAGACAGCGATACAACAAAACGCGGGAAAGGTTCAACCAGCTCTACGGGCCGGACTGCCGGTTGTTTGGCAACCTGCTGAACCACGACACATTCGACAAAATGGGGGCCGACTGGCTGGCGGTGATCCACGCCGACGGCAACGGCCTGGGCCAGGTGTTTTTGAACTTCGGAACGCATGTCGGCAAAATCAAGCCAGCCTTGAAAGGCGGCGCGCTCAACCGCGCCTATGTCGACGCCTATCGCGAGTTTTCGCGCGGCCTGGATGAGTGCGCCCAAAAGGCGTTCAAGCAGGCCCTGCTTGTCTGCAAGGCCCTTGATCTGGTCAAGCGGGCTGGCGACGATACGTGGCGTTTTCCCATCTTCCCGGTGGTGCTGGGCGGCGACGACCTGACGGTGGTGATGACCGGCGAGCTGGCCTTGCCCTTTTGCGCGGCGTTTCTGAAGGCGTTTGAAGGGCAAGTGGCAGGGTGGCAGCAAGAATTGCCAGAGGACGATTCGGCCGTCGAGCCCGACGCCATCGTTCAATATATCTGCCAAAAGGCCCTGGGCGCGCCCCGGCTGGGCATCTGCGCCGGCGTGGCCATCATCAAGCCCCACTTTCCCTTTCACGTGGCCCACGACCTGGCCGAGGAGCTGCTGCGTTCGGCCAAGCAGGTCAAGGCCAAGGCGCTGGGAAAGCCTTGCTCGGCGCTGGATTTTCACATCCTCCACGATTCGTCGTTCACCAGCCTGGACGATCTGCGCCAACGCTTGCGGCCCGCGCCAGGCATGCTCCTCCACGCCAAGCCCTACGCCCTGGGCGCGGGCGTGGTGGCGGGCGATGGGGCCGACGACGCCGTTGCCCAGTGGCTGGCATGCCACGATTGGGAGCGCTTTTGCTGCGCCGCCCAAGCCCTGCAAACCAAGCTTCCCGACGCCAGTGGCGTGTATAAACCGATTCTGCCGCCCAGCCAGGCTCACGCCGTGGTCGAAAACATCTGGGCCGTGGATAAGCATGCCGAGAGCGCCTTCCAATATGGGACCATGAAGCGCTATGGCGATTTTGCCGATGCCTGGCGCGCGGCCACCGGCGACGACTGCCTCTTTTTTTGCGAGTGCGAGGAAAACAAAACCACGCGCTTGACCTATTTCCTCGACGCCCTGGAGGCCAAGGGTTTCATGGGGGGCAATGATGAATAA
- the csx19 gene encoding type III-D CRISPR-associated protein Csx19, whose protein sequence is MGDKHLYYYTIDNVKLRTIIRPLDKDVALLYGGFGCQFAIVSNATKAGNDQFRFRGKSLSPQQFYEARIFGRGYEVRWLSHGRGDRCGKAVWLCDNEDGGPQSVTGNDWGEAAKKLYLECYDQDYLLWGKPAEEERDDVTGQRWTRLREFRIDDLWVPCAREADKRVFLRTKEYLGVEDDYGNVGVLAECLVELCCKPEKAEDE, encoded by the coding sequence ATGGGCGATAAACATCTCTATTATTACACGATCGATAACGTCAAGCTTCGGACGATAATCAGGCCGTTGGATAAAGACGTCGCGCTGCTTTATGGCGGATTCGGCTGCCAGTTCGCCATTGTCAGCAATGCAACCAAAGCAGGAAACGATCAGTTTCGTTTTCGCGGCAAATCATTGTCTCCACAGCAATTTTACGAGGCGCGCATTTTTGGCCGAGGCTATGAGGTGCGTTGGCTATCCCACGGCCGTGGCGATCGTTGCGGCAAGGCGGTGTGGCTGTGCGATAATGAAGATGGTGGCCCACAAAGTGTAACAGGTAATGATTGGGGCGAGGCTGCCAAAAAGCTATATCTGGAATGCTACGATCAAGATTATCTGCTCTGGGGCAAGCCGGCCGAAGAAGAACGCGACGATGTCACTGGCCAGAGGTGGACGCGGCTGCGAGAATTTCGCATTGACGATCTGTGGGTTCCGTGCGCGCGCGAAGCAGACAAGCGCGTGTTTTTGCGGACCAAGGAATACCTGGGCGTTGAAGATGATTATGGCAACGTCGGCGTGCTGGCCGAGTGCTTGGTTGAGCTGTGCTGCAAGCCAGAGAAGGCAGAGGATGAGTGA